A part of Solea solea chromosome 8, fSolSol10.1, whole genome shotgun sequence genomic DNA contains:
- the coq5 gene encoding 2-methoxy-6-polyprenyl-1,4-benzoquinol methylase, mitochondrial: protein MAVSMRLLVRRLIRLSHRNVAVSRAAVLSRSHCHWEPLFCRSFSDDRNTHFGFETVSEEDKAKRVYKVFENVAQKYDIMNDAMSLGIHRLWKDMLLHAMHPQPGAQLLDVAGGTGDIAFRFLDYVRTQQEQKRRREARSMQLQSWQEISNSYPTIDEGGRQESRAVVCDINKEMLKVGKEKADGKGISAGLSWVVGDAEELPFDDDQFDIYTIAFGIRNVTRIDQALQEALRVLKPGGRFMCLEFSKVTNPVLARIYDAYSFQLIPVLGEVIAGDWKSYQYLVESIRRFPDQEEFKYMIEDAGFYCVQYFNLTGGVVALHSGFKL from the exons ATGGCGGTGTCCATGAGACTGTTGGTCCGGAGGCTGATCCGTCTCTCGCACAGGAATGTCGCTGTCAGCAGAGCAGCAGTTTTATCTCGCTCACATTGTCACTGGGAGCCGTTGTTTTGTCGCAGTTTCAGCgatgacagaaacacacattttggctttgaaACGGTGTCGGAGGAAGATAAAGCGAAGAGAG tgTATAAGGTGTTTGAAAATGTAGCCCAAAAGTACGACATCATGAACGATGCCATGAGTCTTGGGATTCATCGACTGTGGAAGGACATGCTTCTGCACGCCATGCACCCACAGCCTGGTGCCCAACTCCTGGATGTGGCGGGTGGAACAG GTGATATTGCCTTCCGTTTCCTGGATTATGTTCGTACTCAACAAGAACAGAAAAGGCGACGAGAGGCGCGGTCCATGCAGTTGCAGTCATGGCAGGAAATTTCCAACAGCTACCCAACAATTGACGAAGGAGGACGCCAGGAATCCAGGGCTGTGGTCTGTGACATCAACAAGGAGATGCTTAAAGTGGGCAAGGAGAAAGCAGACGGCAAGGGCATCAGTGCTG GTCTGTCGTGGGTTGTGGGGGATGCAGAGGAGCTGCCCTTTGATGATGACCAGTTTGATATTTACACCATCGCCTTTGGCATTCGCAACGTCACTCGCATAGATCAG gCACTACAAGAGGCTCTACGGGTCCTCAAGCCCGGTGGCAGGTTCATGTGTTTGGAGTTCAGCAAAGTGACAAATCCTGTGCTTGCAAG GATTTATGACGCATACAGTTTCCAGCTGATCCCAGTTTTGGGAGAGGTGATTGCTGGAGACTGGAAGTCCTACCAGTATCTGGTGGAAAGTATCCGCAGGTTCCCTGATCAG gagGAATTCAAATATATGATTGAAGACGCTGGTTTCTACTGTGTGCAGTATTTCAACTTGACTGGTGGAGTTGTGGCTCTACACTCTGGATTCAAGCTGTGA